A region of Lycium barbarum isolate Lr01 chromosome 3, ASM1917538v2, whole genome shotgun sequence DNA encodes the following proteins:
- the LOC132632297 gene encoding bidirectional sugar transporter SWEET10-like, which produces MIHLTFIFGLLGNIVSFMVYLAPVPTFYKIYKKKSTEGFQSVPYVVGLFSAMLWIYYAFLKPDTTLLITINSVGCCIQSFYICFFLFYATKKAKMDTVKLLLLLNFFGLGVIILLTQFLANGSNRAQIVGWICLIFSLCVFVAPLGVLRQVIKTKSVEYMPFLLSFFLTLSAVMWFFYGLLRKDYNIAIPNVLGFTLGVIQMVLYLIYKNAKKVTEEVKLSENLENTETVVEEHKLPEELLKEQIIDVVKLSTMVCSEIIPMVTELNEINVPQISVIINEEKMKPKGTIEASVEL; this is translated from the exons ATGATTCACTTGACTTTTATATTTGGCCTCCTAG GCAACATTGTCTCCTTCATGGTCTACCTTGCACCAGT GCCAACGTTTTATAAAATTTACAAGAAGAAATCAACGGAAGGGTTCCAATCAGTTCCTTACGTGGTTGGCTTATTCAGTGCCATGCTTTGGATTTACTATGCATTTCTCAAACCTGATACCACTCTTCTCATTACCATTAACTCTGTTGGCTGTTGCATTCAATCTTTCTACATCTGCTTCTTCCTCTTTTATGCAACAAAAAAAGCCAAG ATGGACACAGTGAAGCTGCTTCTTTTGCTGAACTTCTTTGGGCTGGGCGTAATCATTTTGCTAACTCAATTTCTTGCAAACGGATCCAATCGTGCTCAAATTGTCGGATGGATTTGCCTTATTTTTTCCTTGTGTGTCTTCGTTGCACCTTTGGGTGTTCTT CGACAAGTTATAAAGACCAAAAGTGTGGAGTACATGCCATTCCTCCTATCATTTTTTCTGACATTAAGTGCCGTTATGTGGTTCTTCTATGGTTTACTGCGCAAAGACTACAATATTGCT atACCAAATGTGCTGGGATTCACCCTTGGAGTGATTCAAATGGTGCTTTACTTGATTTACAAGAACGCAAAAAAGGTCACTGAAGAAGTAAAATTGTCCGAAAATTTGGAAAACACAGAAACAGTTGTTGAAGAGCATAAGCTTCCTGAGGAATTATTAAAAGAGCAGATTATTGATGTTGTGAAGTTGAGTACTATGGTTTGTTCAGAAATAATTCCAATGGTTACTGAGCTGAATGAAATTAATGTGCCTCAAATCAGTGTGATTATTAATGAAGAGAAGATGAAGCCAAAGGGAACCATAGAGGCCTCCGTTGAACTCTAA